A region of Thiofilum sp. DNA encodes the following proteins:
- a CDS encoding YadA-like family protein, which translates to MINKVNLITPLLVVLSYTYTGLVTTSHAGTLDGAVEANGDNVAIGNEARARGTNATAVGAFSFADGEFTATFGTGSSASGDGGTALGNSAEASALATTAVGQGAQARGINSSAFGSTAMAQGDHSIAFGFESFADQAQSIAIGNSTFAEALRSTSIGTEASTAGTGSVAIGYQAETRDTATNSIALGSGSLATEANTISIGNAETGLARRLTNVATAVNAGDAVNYAQFQTTINRFDANVQTIQNDLKTIRNELQGTREDAFAGIASAAALTPATPSAAGKTAVSMGAATYRGEHALGVSVNHQLLNSRYRTQISGGVAYDSSQHTLGRVGVAWEF; encoded by the coding sequence ATGATTAATAAAGTAAATTTAATTACCCCCCTCTTAGTAGTCCTGTCCTATACCTATACCGGATTAGTCACTACTAGCCACGCTGGAACACTCGATGGAGCAGTAGAAGCCAATGGAGATAATGTTGCTATTGGGAATGAAGCTCGTGCGCGTGGTACAAATGCAACAGCCGTAGGAGCTTTTAGTTTTGCTGATGGCGAATTTACAGCAACGTTTGGTACTGGTAGTAGTGCTTCAGGTGATGGTGGAACAGCCTTAGGTAATAGTGCTGAAGCTTCGGCTCTGGCGACTACGGCGGTAGGTCAAGGTGCACAAGCCCGTGGTATTAATAGTAGTGCATTTGGCAGCACTGCTATGGCTCAGGGCGATCATAGTATAGCTTTTGGCTTTGAGAGCTTCGCAGACCAAGCACAAAGTATCGCTATTGGAAATAGCACTTTTGCTGAAGCACTACGTAGTACCAGTATTGGTACTGAAGCCAGTACTGCTGGCACTGGTTCAGTGGCTATAGGCTATCAGGCTGAAACCAGAGATACTGCTACCAACTCTATTGCTTTGGGTAGTGGTAGCCTAGCCACTGAAGCCAATACTATTTCGATAGGTAATGCTGAAACAGGTTTAGCTCGGCGCTTAACGAATGTGGCGACAGCCGTCAATGCAGGTGATGCCGTCAACTACGCCCAGTTTCAAACGACTATTAATCGGTTTGATGCCAATGTGCAAACTATTCAAAACGATCTAAAAACTATCCGTAACGAGCTACAGGGTACACGCGAAGATGCATTTGCGGGTATAGCAAGTGCGGCGGCTCTAACGCCAGCCACCCCTAGTGCTGCGGGTAAAACGGCTGTGTCAATGGGAGCAGCGACTTATCGTGGTGAACATGCTTTAGGCGTATCCGTTAATCACCAACTCTTAAATAGTCGCTATCGTACCCAAATTTCAGGGGGAGTGGCTTATGATAGCTCCCAACACACCCTAGGTCGTGTGGGAGTCGCTTGGGAGTTTTAA
- the dapD gene encoding 2,3,4,5-tetrahydropyridine-2,6-dicarboxylate N-succinyltransferase, with the protein MSDLAPLQQIIETAFEKRAEITPKTADETVRNAVQEALNLLDSGQLRVATQRGVGDWVVNEWLKKAVLLSFRLEENAVLNDGYSTYYDKVPSKFHGWTAEQFAQSGIRVVPPAAARRGAYIAAGTVLMPSFVNIGAYVDTGTMVDTWATVGSCAQIGKNVHLSGGVGIGGVLEPLQAAPTIIEDNCFIGARSEVVEGVIVEEGSVISMGVYIGQSTRIYDRENDEVLYGRIPAGSVVVSGNLPSSDGKCSLYCAVIVKRVDAKTRSKVGINELLRGV; encoded by the coding sequence ATGTCTGATTTAGCACCATTACAACAGATTATTGAAACCGCATTTGAAAAAAGGGCTGAAATTACCCCGAAAACGGCTGATGAAACCGTGCGTAATGCGGTGCAAGAAGCCTTGAATTTACTGGATAGTGGTCAATTACGGGTAGCCACACAACGCGGTGTAGGCGATTGGGTGGTGAATGAATGGCTGAAAAAAGCGGTATTGCTATCGTTCCGTTTAGAAGAAAATGCCGTATTAAATGATGGCTATAGTACTTACTACGATAAAGTACCGTCTAAATTTCACGGCTGGACAGCCGAACAATTCGCCCAAAGTGGCATTCGCGTAGTGCCCCCTGCGGCAGCACGACGTGGTGCTTATATTGCTGCTGGCACGGTGCTCATGCCTTCATTTGTCAATATTGGTGCTTATGTCGATACCGGAACGATGGTGGATACCTGGGCTACGGTAGGCTCCTGTGCGCAAATTGGTAAGAATGTGCATTTATCCGGTGGCGTAGGTATTGGTGGCGTACTAGAGCCTTTACAAGCAGCTCCTACTATTATTGAAGATAATTGCTTTATCGGTGCACGTTCTGAAGTCGTTGAAGGGGTGATTGTCGAAGAAGGCTCAGTGATTTCAATGGGCGTCTATATTGGACAAAGTACGCGCATTTATGATCGTGAAAATGATGAAGTACTGTATGGACGTATTCCGGCGGGTTCGGTAGTGGTTTCGGGTAATTTACCCTCATCGGATGGCAAATGCAGTCTTTATTGCGCTGTCATTGTCAAGCGCGTAGATGCAAAAACGCGTAGCAAAGTCGGTATCAACGAACTATTACGGGGCGTTTAA
- the dapC gene encoding succinyldiaminopimelate transaminase: protein MNPDLQRLQPYPFEKIRALLNGLQPPADKKLISLAIGEPKHPTPSFIFEAIQRNITALANYPLTKGDSTLRVTIANWLTHRFQLPANSINPEQHVIPVNGTREALFSFAQAVVDRTQANATVVMPNPFYQIYEGAAFLAGAKPEFLACTADNGFIPDFAQVPAEVWERCQLLYICTPGNPTGAVMSIAQLQQVLNLAEHYDFIVASDECYSELYFDEVNPPVGLLQAAAQMGNTDYKRCVVFHSLSKRSNAPGLRSGFVAGDAKILAQYLQYRTYHGCAMPPPFQAASIAAWQDEVHVRANRAAYQRKFRQVLDILSPVLPVSLPDAGFYLWPETPMDDQAFTQAMYQSAGVQIVPGSYLSREVNGLNPGQNRIRMALVATEQECTEAAWRMRNYLESLN, encoded by the coding sequence ATGAATCCAGATTTGCAGCGTTTACAGCCCTATCCTTTTGAAAAAATCCGTGCCTTATTGAATGGATTACAGCCTCCCGCTGATAAAAAGCTAATCTCATTAGCCATTGGCGAACCCAAGCATCCAACACCTTCCTTTATTTTTGAGGCGATTCAGCGAAATATTACGGCGTTGGCTAATTACCCATTGACTAAGGGTGATAGTACTTTACGAGTAACCATTGCAAATTGGCTCACACACCGCTTTCAACTACCCGCCAACTCCATTAATCCTGAGCAGCATGTCATTCCCGTGAATGGCACGCGTGAAGCACTATTTTCTTTTGCTCAAGCCGTCGTAGATCGCACTCAAGCTAATGCTACCGTCGTTATGCCTAATCCGTTTTATCAGATTTATGAGGGTGCGGCGTTTTTGGCAGGGGCAAAACCGGAGTTTTTAGCCTGTACAGCGGACAATGGATTTATTCCCGACTTTGCACAAGTGCCTGCTGAGGTGTGGGAACGTTGCCAGCTACTTTATATCTGTACGCCGGGCAATCCTACGGGTGCAGTGATGTCGATTGCGCAATTGCAGCAAGTACTGAACCTTGCTGAGCACTATGATTTTATAGTCGCCTCCGACGAATGCTATTCCGAGCTATACTTCGATGAGGTAAACCCACCTGTTGGGTTATTACAAGCGGCAGCTCAAATGGGTAATACTGACTATAAGCGCTGCGTGGTGTTTCATAGTTTATCCAAACGCTCGAATGCGCCCGGCTTACGCTCTGGTTTTGTCGCAGGCGATGCCAAGATACTCGCCCAATATTTGCAGTATCGTACTTATCATGGTTGTGCCATGCCGCCCCCTTTCCAAGCCGCTAGTATTGCAGCATGGCAAGATGAGGTGCATGTACGAGCCAATCGCGCTGCCTATCAGCGTAAATTTAGGCAAGTATTGGATATTTTAAGCCCTGTACTACCCGTGAGTTTACCGGATGCGGGGTTTTACCTATGGCCTGAAACCCCGATGGATGACCAAGCCTTTACTCAAGCCATGTATCAAAGTGCTGGCGTGCAAATAGTGCCCGGAAGCTATTTATCGCGTGAAGTGAATGGCTTAAACCCCGGACAAAATCGAATCCGTATGGCTCTAGTCGCTACTGAGCAAGAATGTACTGAAGCGGCATGGCGTATGCGCAACTATTTAGAATCTTTAAACTGA
- a CDS encoding c-type cytochrome, whose translation MNKLAVSVSALLLAMGVLSGCGEKDDKAADASKSTTSTSTATTTSTPTPTPTEQAVEATKESAAQTAEATKEAVQAAGATVGNAVDATQEAAKEVGAAVAETTTNAVEATKDAAQATGAVVAEKTEQVVEATKEVVTDAANATQEAAQTAVDATKETAQAAGAAIATAVEATKDAAQATGEVVAEKTEQAVEATKEAASATVEATQEVVATTTEAVKDTATEVKAGTEELAKDAAQATENVAANVVEATKDAAQVTTEVAKDAAAATAEATNNAVEAAKDVAAEVKADATNMAQDAAAVTNEMAKDAATATAEAVEATKEAAAEVKAEATTMAQNAATATTEVAKDAAQATTEVAKDAAQAATEVKAEATDMAKDAAQATTEAAKDAVQATTAAAAEVKAEATDMAKDAATATTEAAKEATAATTETAKDAAQATTEVAKDAAQATTAAAAEVKAEATDMAKDVAAATTEVAKDAAQATTTATTNAVEAVKDAATATTEAAKDAATATTEAAKEATTATTEAVKDAATATTEAVKDAAAATAETAKDAATTTTEAVKDAAAATTEVAKDAAQATTNAATDAAAATGAAVAGAAQAVQGAASPNGEKVYRSLCFSCHDAGIAGAPKLGDKAAWAPRIATGMEALHNSSLKGKNAMPAKGGNPALSDADVMAAVDWMVSQAK comes from the coding sequence ATGAATAAACTTGCTGTAAGCGTCTCTGCTCTGCTTTTGGCAATGGGTGTACTAAGCGGTTGTGGTGAAAAAGATGACAAGGCTGCTGATGCGAGCAAAAGCACCACCAGCACTAGCACCGCTACTACTACCAGTACCCCTACACCCACCCCTACTGAGCAAGCAGTTGAAGCGACTAAAGAGTCTGCTGCTCAAACCGCAGAAGCCACTAAAGAAGCTGTACAAGCCGCTGGTGCAACAGTGGGCAATGCAGTAGATGCAACCCAAGAAGCGGCAAAAGAGGTGGGCGCTGCTGTGGCTGAAACCACCACTAATGCCGTCGAAGCCACCAAAGACGCAGCCCAAGCCACGGGTGCGGTAGTCGCTGAAAAAACTGAACAAGTGGTAGAAGCTACCAAAGAAGTCGTAACGGATGCTGCGAATGCAACTCAAGAAGCGGCTCAAACGGCGGTTGACGCCACTAAGGAAACTGCTCAAGCAGCAGGTGCTGCAATAGCTACGGCAGTTGAAGCCACTAAAGACGCAGCCCAAGCCACGGGTGAAGTAGTTGCTGAAAAAACAGAGCAAGCCGTAGAAGCCACTAAAGAAGCCGCCAGCGCTACTGTTGAGGCTACCCAAGAGGTCGTTGCTACTACTACTGAAGCAGTGAAAGACACCGCTACCGAAGTAAAAGCAGGTACAGAAGAATTAGCTAAGGATGCCGCTCAAGCAACTGAAAATGTAGCTGCTAATGTAGTCGAAGCGACTAAAGATGCGGCGCAAGTAACTACCGAAGTGGCAAAGGACGCAGCGGCTGCCACTGCTGAGGCTACTAATAACGCTGTTGAAGCTGCTAAAGACGTTGCTGCTGAAGTGAAAGCCGATGCGACTAATATGGCGCAAGATGCCGCTGCGGTAACTAATGAAATGGCAAAAGATGCCGCGACTGCCACTGCTGAAGCCGTAGAAGCTACTAAGGAAGCTGCTGCTGAAGTCAAAGCAGAGGCTACGACTATGGCACAAAATGCCGCGACTGCTACGACCGAAGTCGCTAAAGATGCCGCTCAAGCGACTACTGAAGTAGCGAAAGATGCTGCTCAAGCCGCTACTGAAGTAAAAGCTGAAGCCACAGACATGGCAAAAGATGCGGCCCAAGCCACCACAGAAGCTGCTAAAGATGCGGTGCAAGCGACTACTGCCGCCGCCGCTGAGGTCAAAGCTGAAGCTACTGACATGGCAAAAGACGCCGCGACTGCTACTACTGAGGCTGCCAAAGAAGCAACTGCTGCTACTACGGAAACAGCTAAAGATGCCGCTCAAGCCACTACCGAAGTCGCCAAAGATGCTGCGCAAGCTACTACTGCCGCCGCCGCTGAGGTCAAAGCTGAAGCTACTGACATGGCAAAAGACGTAGCTGCCGCTACTACTGAAGTCGCCAAAGATGCCGCTCAAGCCACTACTACAGCTACTACTAATGCTGTCGAAGCGGTTAAAGACGCAGCCACTGCTACTACGGAAGCAGCCAAAGATGCTGCTACAGCCACTACTGAAGCGGCTAAAGAAGCAACTACTGCTACCACTGAAGCTGTGAAAGATGCGGCTACTGCTACCACTGAGGCTGTGAAAGACGCTGCCGCTGCCACCGCTGAAACAGCCAAAGACGCCGCTACTACTACCACTGAGGCTGTGAAAGACGCTGCCGCTGCTACCACTGAAGTAGCTAAGGATGCGGCTCAAGCAACAACTAATGCTGCTACTGACGCCGCTGCCGCAACAGGTGCAGCCGTAGCCGGTGCAGCACAAGCTGTACAAGGTGCTGCTAGCCCCAATGGTGAAAAGGTCTATCGCAGCCTATGCTTTAGCTGCCATGATGCAGGTATTGCGGGTGCACCTAAACTAGGCGACAAAGCAGCATGGGCTCCGCGCATTGCTACTGGTATGGAAGCGTTACACAATAGTTCTTTAAAAGGCAAAAATGCTATGCCTGCCAAGGGTGGTAATCCAGCTCTGAGCGATGCCGATGTCATGGCTGCCGTAGATTGGATGGTCTCTCAAGCTAAATAA
- the mnmC gene encoding bifunctional tRNA (5-methylaminomethyl-2-thiouridine)(34)-methyltransferase MnmD/FAD-dependent 5-carboxymethylaminomethyl-2-thiouridine(34) oxidoreductase MnmC, whose product MTEPTPELTPAQLSIDEQGNPFAVDFGDCYFSRAGGLAETRYVFLAGNHLPQRWQQQESFTILETGFGTGLNFLATWYEWQQDPQRCSTLHYIALEKHPINHSTLEQLLHWDELRPLALELLKAYPPLIKGLHHLVLAQGRVRLSLYFADIAEALKELSVKVDTFYLDGFAPDRNEAMWSPAVLQHLAHLAKPNATLATFTAASSVRHHLQAAGFQVVKRKGFGKKREMITATLPNPPRIKIDQPWFERAHSHYASKTATVIGAGLAGCQIAYSLAQRGWQVSVLERHKYIAQEASGNPAGVVSPKMTAHWSWGEAFYRQAFIFATQQLKQFAAELGENWNPCGVLQLNHDERELERWQALQARVLDNELIQLLTPEQASDIAGIPLSTGGSYFPRGGYLKPSALCRLLLNHPNITLHTHTEALELHYHAPVWQIATTQAPINESSIVILTNGQAIPRFLAQQHFPLQAVWGQTSRAFATEHSRQLRCVVGHEGYITPAFQGEHIFGATFEREALTMALKTSADDLNWQQLTTQVPNLAQRLTQYTSGHAAMRVSTPDRFPYVGALPDLAFYHEHYHDLQHGRHWHPYPLAQYQTGLYVLTGLSARGLTTSALCAEVLAAEINQEPMPLQTTLQHSLHSARFIIRALKRGKRMAD is encoded by the coding sequence ATGACTGAACCTACACCCGAACTCACTCCAGCTCAACTTAGTATCGATGAGCAGGGTAATCCCTTTGCGGTTGATTTTGGTGATTGCTATTTTTCACGAGCGGGAGGGCTGGCTGAAACGCGCTATGTATTTCTAGCAGGTAATCACCTGCCGCAGCGCTGGCAACAGCAAGAGTCGTTCACTATTTTAGAAACAGGCTTTGGTACTGGACTGAATTTTTTAGCTACTTGGTATGAATGGCAGCAAGACCCGCAGCGTTGTTCCACTTTGCATTATATTGCACTCGAAAAGCATCCTATTAATCATTCTACCTTAGAGCAGCTACTACATTGGGATGAATTACGTCCTTTAGCTTTAGAGTTACTAAAAGCTTATCCGCCACTCATTAAGGGTTTGCATCACTTAGTATTAGCTCAGGGTCGGGTACGGCTCAGTTTATATTTTGCTGATATTGCTGAGGCACTCAAAGAGTTAAGCGTAAAAGTCGATACTTTTTACTTAGATGGTTTTGCCCCTGATCGCAACGAGGCTATGTGGTCGCCAGCGGTATTACAACACTTAGCACACTTAGCTAAACCTAATGCCACCTTAGCCACCTTTACTGCCGCTAGTTCAGTTCGACACCACCTACAAGCCGCCGGATTTCAAGTCGTTAAACGCAAAGGTTTTGGTAAAAAGCGTGAAATGATCACGGCGACTTTACCCAATCCACCTCGTATCAAAATCGACCAGCCTTGGTTTGAACGTGCTCATTCACACTATGCGTCTAAAACAGCTACCGTGATTGGGGCTGGACTAGCAGGCTGTCAGATTGCCTACTCATTAGCACAAAGGGGTTGGCAGGTAAGCGTATTAGAGCGCCATAAGTATATCGCTCAAGAAGCCTCCGGCAATCCAGCAGGTGTGGTTTCCCCCAAAATGACAGCGCACTGGAGTTGGGGAGAAGCGTTTTATCGTCAGGCTTTTATTTTTGCGACTCAACAACTCAAGCAGTTTGCTGCTGAATTAGGCGAAAATTGGAATCCATGCGGTGTTTTACAATTGAATCATGATGAGCGTGAGTTAGAGCGTTGGCAAGCGCTTCAGGCTCGCGTACTGGATAATGAACTCATTCAACTACTCACACCAGAGCAGGCTAGTGACATTGCAGGTATTCCCTTGTCAACAGGAGGGAGTTATTTTCCTCGTGGAGGCTATTTAAAGCCTAGTGCCTTATGCCGCTTACTCTTAAATCATCCTAATATTACCCTACACACGCATACTGAAGCCCTAGAGTTGCACTACCATGCTCCCGTATGGCAAATCGCTACGACACAAGCTCCTATCAATGAAAGCTCGATTGTTATTTTGACTAATGGCCAAGCTATACCACGCTTTCTAGCTCAACAGCATTTTCCTCTGCAAGCGGTGTGGGGGCAAACCAGTCGTGCATTCGCAACAGAACACAGTAGACAATTACGCTGTGTAGTAGGGCATGAAGGCTATATCACCCCCGCTTTTCAAGGTGAGCATATTTTTGGTGCAACCTTTGAGCGAGAGGCGCTGACAATGGCTCTTAAAACCAGTGCTGATGATCTAAATTGGCAGCAATTAACCACCCAAGTGCCGAATTTAGCGCAAAGGCTGACTCAGTATACCAGTGGGCATGCAGCTATGCGGGTCAGCACGCCTGATCGCTTTCCTTATGTTGGCGCATTACCTGATCTGGCTTTTTATCATGAGCATTATCATGACTTACAACATGGACGCCATTGGCATCCCTATCCCTTAGCTCAATACCAAACGGGGTTATATGTCTTAACAGGATTATCCGCACGCGGTTTAACCACCAGTGCTTTATGTGCCGAGGTCTTAGCCGCCGAGATTAATCAAGAACCTATGCCCTTACAGACTACGCTGCAACACTCGTTACATAGCGCTCGCTTTATTATACGAGCGCTTAAGCGTGGCAAACGTATGGCAGACTAA
- the cysZ gene encoding sulfate transporter CysZ: MSGFFQGAQYVLQGFKLITQPGLRWFVIMPLLVNIIVMSLGIWLGVNQLNRWLEHLLPSWLSWLEWILWPLMVIMIFLAVFYTFSILANLIAAPFNALLAEQVEARLRGLPLPPYQGIMSLIKIAGRTFKSEISKLLYMLKWLIPVLLITFIPGINLLSPLAWFLYGAWILAIEYVDYPMGNHELFFQDELKAVRDYRYSSLGFGGTLSAVMLIPGFNFLAMPVGVAGATAFWVDQIANNYRGRA; the protein is encoded by the coding sequence ATGTCTGGCTTTTTTCAAGGGGCACAATACGTTTTGCAAGGCTTCAAATTGATCACTCAGCCCGGCTTGCGCTGGTTTGTGATTATGCCTTTATTAGTCAATATCATAGTCATGTCGCTCGGTATTTGGCTGGGAGTGAATCAGCTTAATCGCTGGCTAGAGCATTTATTACCGTCTTGGTTGAGTTGGTTGGAATGGATTTTATGGCCATTGATGGTCATTATGATTTTTTTAGCCGTGTTTTATACTTTTTCTATTTTGGCTAATCTGATCGCCGCTCCCTTTAATGCTTTACTGGCTGAGCAAGTCGAGGCACGCCTTAGAGGCTTACCGCTTCCCCCCTATCAAGGCATTATGAGCCTAATTAAAATTGCGGGTCGTACCTTTAAAAGCGAAATCAGCAAACTGTTGTATATGCTTAAGTGGCTTATTCCTGTGCTACTCATTACCTTCATTCCGGGGATTAATCTACTCTCACCGCTAGCATGGTTTCTCTATGGGGCTTGGATACTCGCCATTGAATACGTTGATTATCCTATGGGTAATCACGAATTATTTTTTCAAGATGAACTCAAAGCCGTGCGTGACTACCGCTACAGTTCACTAGGTTTTGGTGGAACCTTATCGGCCGTCATGTTGATACCGGGGTTTAACTTTTTAGCGATGCCGGTGGGTGTGGCGGGTGCAACCGCTTTTTGGGTGGATCAGATTGCTAATAATTATCGTGGGCGGGCATGA
- a CDS encoding XisH family protein: MRSILLCGTVAMPAYDFFHHIVKAALIKAGWIITHDPLTVPFGDSNLHIDLGAERLLAAEKGSEKIAVEVKNFIHSSLISEFHTALGQFLNYQFVLEEYEPQRTLYLAIPADAYREFFSLEITQKIVQRYKVKLVIFDPITEEITQWKN; this comes from the coding sequence ATGAGATCAATTCTTCTGTGTGGAACGGTAGCAATGCCTGCTTATGACTTTTTTCACCATATTGTGAAAGCTGCTCTCATCAAAGCGGGGTGGATCATCACACACGATCCGCTAACAGTCCCTTTTGGGGATAGCAATTTACACATTGATCTAGGAGCAGAACGTCTGCTTGCTGCTGAAAAGGGAAGTGAAAAAATTGCAGTTGAGGTCAAAAACTTCATTCACTCCTCTTTGATTTCAGAGTTTCATACTGCGTTAGGTCAATTTCTAAATTATCAGTTCGTTTTAGAGGAATATGAACCACAACGTACTTTATATTTAGCCATTCCTGCGGATGCTTATAGAGAGTTTTTTTCACTGGAAATCACTCAAAAAATTGTTCAACGTTACAAGGTTAAATTAGTGATCTTTGACCCTATTACGGAGGAGATTACCCAATGGAAAAATTAG
- a CDS encoding XisI protein codes for MEKLDQYRQYIKQILEYYAQFKPSYGDLNMQLIFDEKRDSYQLMTIGWLGYDRYHGSLLHVEIKDGLIWIQHDGTEGGIANELVELGVPKSDIVLAFHAPYKRKFTGFATGLPVT; via the coding sequence ATGGAAAAATTAGATCAGTATCGCCAATATATTAAACAAATTTTGGAATACTATGCACAGTTTAAACCCTCTTATGGTGATTTAAATATGCAGCTTATTTTTGATGAGAAACGGGATAGTTACCAGCTTATGACGATTGGTTGGTTGGGTTATGACCGTTATCATGGCTCGCTATTGCATGTGGAAATCAAGGACGGTTTGATTTGGATTCAGCATGATGGAACGGAGGGGGGTATTGCTAATGAGTTAGTGGAGTTAGGTGTGCCTAAATCCGATATTGTATTAGCGTTCCATGCACCTTATAAACGTAAATTTACTGGTTTTGCTACTGGATTACCTGTGACTTAG
- a CDS encoding PIN domain-containing protein → MIAIDTNVLVRVLTDDKESPEQTEQARALVKRAGKVFITQVVQVELVWVLEQAYELEKEEVLHALEVLQTNPAYQLQHEAHFVEALVRFRQSNAGFADSIIAVESQQEDKTLWTFDRKLSKQDGVQRLTATSLAEFTKKD, encoded by the coding sequence TTGATCGCTATTGATACCAACGTATTAGTTCGAGTACTTACGGATGATAAAGAATCACCCGAACAAACTGAGCAAGCACGGGCATTAGTAAAAAGAGCAGGTAAAGTATTCATCACACAAGTCGTACAAGTAGAATTAGTCTGGGTACTAGAGCAAGCCTATGAGCTTGAGAAAGAAGAAGTATTACATGCTTTAGAGGTTTTACAGACTAACCCCGCGTATCAACTACAACATGAAGCACACTTTGTAGAAGCCTTAGTTCGCTTTCGACAGAGTAATGCAGGTTTTGCGGACTCTATTATTGCTGTGGAAAGTCAACAAGAAGACAAAACATTATGGACATTTGACCGTAAACTCAGTAAACAAGACGGTGTACAGCGGCTCACGGCAACCTCACTCGCTGAGTTCACGAAAAAAGATTAA